One genomic region from Amycolatopsis sp. FBCC-B4732 encodes:
- a CDS encoding AraC family transcriptional regulator, whose translation MCLSLAVAARKHLAELTLLRRVRDRIDRECDRPLDVETLARSVGLPVTQFVHRFQEAFGLSPHDYRRAAETVRNREARAARAKAA comes from the coding sequence ATGTGCCTGAGCCTCGCCGTCGCCGCGCGAAAGCACCTGGCCGAATTGACGCTGCTGCGCCGCGTCCGCGACCGCATCGACCGCGAATGCGATCGGCCGCTCGACGTCGAAACGCTGGCGCGCAGCGTCGGCCTGCCGGTCACGCAATTCGTGCACCGGTTCCAGGAGGCCTTCGGCCTTTCCCCGCACGATTACCGGCGAGCCGCCGAAACCGTCAGGAATCGAGAAGCACGGGCCGCGCGGGCGAAAGCGGCGTGA
- a CDS encoding excinuclease ABC subunit UvrA produces the protein MTKPTRKSASHTADSHDLIRVHGARVNNLKDVSVELPKRRLTVFTGVSGSGKSSLVFSTIAAESQRLINETYSTFVQGFMPTLARPDVDVLDGITTAIIVDQERMGANSHSTVGTATDANAMLRILFSRLGTPHIGSPQAFSFNVASISGAGAVTIEKAGRQIKERRSFSITGGMCPRCEGRGKVNDIDLTALFDETKSLNEGAITIPGYSMEGWYGRIFRGSGFFDPDKPIKKFTKKQFDDLVYKEPTKIKVEGINLTYSGLVPAIQKSMLSKDVDSMQPHIRAFVERAVTFQTCPECDGTRLSAEARSSKIDGISIADACAMQISDLAGWVGKLAEPSVAPLLDALKHTLDSFVEIGLGYLSLDRPSGTLSGGEAQRTKMIRHLGSSLTDVTYVFDEPTIGLHPHDIQRMNDLLLQLRDKGNTVLVVEHKPEAIAIADHVVDLGPHAGSAGGEVVFEGTVDGLRKSKTLTGRHLDDRASLKSSVRSPSGFLEVRGAATHNLQDVDVDIPLGVLVVVTGVAGSGKSSLIHGSVSGGEGVVTVDQTGIRGSRRSNPATYTGLLEPIRKAFAKANGVKPALFSANSEGACPNCNGAGVVYTDLGIMAGTSTPCEVCDGKRFSAEVLEYTFGGRDISEVLGMSVTEAQEFFADGDAKTPAAHKILTHLSDVGLGYLTLGQPLTTLSGGERQRIKLATHMAEHGGVYVLDEPTAGLHLADVEQLLGLLDRLVDSGKSVIVIEHHQAVMAHADWIVDLGPGAGHDGGKIVFEGTPAQLVKARKKTLTGRHLAEYVG, from the coding sequence ATGACCAAGCCCACGCGGAAGAGCGCGTCGCACACCGCCGACAGCCACGACCTGATCCGCGTCCACGGCGCTCGCGTGAACAACCTCAAGGACGTCAGCGTCGAACTGCCGAAGCGGCGCCTGACGGTGTTCACCGGGGTCTCCGGCTCCGGCAAGAGCTCCCTGGTGTTCAGCACGATCGCGGCCGAGTCGCAGCGGCTGATCAACGAGACCTACAGCACCTTCGTGCAGGGGTTCATGCCGACGCTCGCGCGGCCCGACGTCGACGTGCTCGACGGGATCACCACCGCGATCATCGTCGACCAGGAGCGGATGGGCGCGAACTCGCACTCCACCGTCGGGACCGCGACCGACGCGAACGCGATGCTGCGCATCCTGTTCAGCCGGCTGGGCACGCCGCACATCGGTTCGCCGCAGGCGTTTTCGTTCAACGTCGCCTCGATCAGCGGAGCCGGCGCGGTGACCATCGAGAAGGCCGGGCGGCAGATCAAGGAGCGCCGCAGCTTCAGCATCACCGGCGGCATGTGCCCGCGCTGCGAGGGCCGCGGCAAGGTCAACGACATCGACCTCACCGCGCTCTTCGACGAGACCAAGTCGCTCAACGAAGGCGCGATCACGATCCCGGGCTACAGCATGGAAGGCTGGTACGGCCGCATCTTCCGCGGCTCCGGCTTCTTCGACCCGGACAAGCCGATCAAGAAGTTCACCAAGAAGCAGTTCGACGACCTGGTGTACAAGGAACCGACCAAGATCAAGGTCGAGGGCATCAACCTCACCTACTCGGGACTGGTGCCGGCGATCCAGAAGTCCATGCTGTCCAAGGACGTCGACTCGATGCAGCCGCACATCCGCGCGTTCGTCGAGCGGGCGGTGACGTTCCAGACCTGCCCGGAGTGCGACGGCACGCGGCTTTCGGCGGAGGCCCGGTCGTCGAAGATCGACGGGATCAGCATCGCCGACGCGTGCGCGATGCAGATCAGCGACCTCGCCGGCTGGGTCGGGAAGCTCGCCGAGCCGTCGGTCGCGCCGCTGCTGGACGCGCTGAAGCACACGCTGGACTCGTTCGTCGAGATCGGCCTCGGCTACCTCTCGCTCGACCGTCCATCCGGGACGCTGTCCGGCGGGGAAGCCCAGCGCACCAAGATGATCCGCCACCTCGGGTCGTCGCTGACCGACGTGACGTACGTCTTCGACGAGCCGACGATCGGGCTGCACCCGCACGACATCCAGCGCATGAACGACCTGCTGCTGCAGTTGCGGGACAAGGGGAACACGGTGCTCGTCGTCGAGCACAAGCCGGAAGCGATCGCGATCGCCGACCACGTCGTCGACCTCGGCCCGCACGCCGGTTCCGCGGGCGGCGAGGTCGTCTTCGAGGGCACAGTGGACGGTCTGCGCAAGAGCAAGACCCTGACCGGGCGCCACCTGGACGACCGCGCGTCGCTCAAGTCCTCGGTGCGCTCACCGTCGGGTTTCCTGGAGGTGCGCGGCGCTGCGACGCACAACCTGCAGGACGTCGACGTCGACATCCCGCTCGGCGTGCTGGTCGTCGTGACCGGCGTGGCGGGTTCGGGCAAGAGCTCCCTGATCCACGGCTCGGTGTCCGGCGGCGAGGGCGTGGTGACGGTGGACCAGACCGGCATCCGCGGTTCCCGCCGCAGCAACCCGGCGACCTACACCGGCCTGCTGGAGCCGATCCGCAAGGCGTTCGCCAAGGCCAACGGCGTGAAACCGGCGCTGTTCAGCGCCAACTCCGAGGGCGCCTGCCCCAACTGCAACGGCGCCGGCGTCGTCTACACCGACCTCGGCATCATGGCGGGCACGTCGACCCCGTGCGAGGTCTGCGACGGCAAGCGCTTCTCGGCGGAGGTGCTGGAGTACACCTTCGGCGGCCGCGACATCAGCGAGGTCCTCGGCATGTCGGTCACCGAGGCCCAGGAGTTCTTCGCCGACGGCGACGCGAAAACCCCGGCGGCGCACAAGATCCTGACGCACCTGTCCGACGTCGGCCTCGGCTACCTCACGCTCGGCCAGCCCCTGACGACCCTCTCGGGCGGCGAGCGCCAGCGCATCAAGCTGGCGACGCACATGGCGGAGCACGGCGGGGTGTACGTCCTGGACGAGCCGACGGCGGGCCTACACCTGGCCGACGTCGAGCAGCTGCTCGGCCTGCTGGACCGCCTGGTGGACTCCGGCAAGTCGGTGATCGTGATCGAGCACCACCAGGCGGTGATGGCCCACGCGGACTGGATCGTCGACCTCGGCCCGGGCGCGGGCCACGACGGCGGGAAGATCGTGTTCGAGGGCACGCCGGCGCAGCTGGTGAAGGCGCGGAAGAAGACCCTGACGGGCCGTCACCTGGCCGAGTACGTGGGCTGA
- a CDS encoding acyl-CoA desaturase — protein sequence MTADNLVRTGSDFARLSHRISAAGLMARRPGYYALRISVVAGLFAGGWVAFAFLGNSWWQLAVAAFTAVMFGQIALLSHDLAHKQVFRRRRPTEVAGMVAGNLGVGMSYGWWMDKHTRHHANPNHEELDPDVDPDILVWSKDQARASRGVARFIGRYQAFLFFPLLTLEGLNLHWSGIRAVRKPGLRHRKTEAALLVAHHVLYFGALFTVLSPGMALLFFAVHQGLWGVYMGSIFAPNHKGMPTLTGPAGLDFLRKQVLTSRNVRGGLVTDVALGGLNYQIEHHLFPSMPSPHLRRAQPIVQAYCAELGVPYLQTSLVESYRQALTHLHEAGAPLRNRS from the coding sequence GTGACCGCAGACAACCTCGTGCGCACCGGGAGCGACTTCGCCCGGCTGAGCCACCGCATCTCCGCCGCCGGCCTGATGGCGCGCCGTCCCGGCTACTACGCCCTCCGGATCTCCGTCGTCGCCGGGCTCTTCGCCGGCGGGTGGGTGGCGTTCGCCTTCCTCGGGAACTCGTGGTGGCAGCTCGCCGTCGCGGCGTTCACCGCCGTCATGTTCGGGCAGATCGCGCTGCTCTCCCACGATCTCGCGCACAAGCAGGTGTTCCGGCGCCGCCGGCCGACCGAGGTCGCCGGGATGGTGGCGGGCAACCTCGGGGTCGGGATGAGCTACGGCTGGTGGATGGACAAGCACACCCGCCACCACGCCAACCCGAACCACGAGGAGCTCGACCCCGACGTCGACCCGGACATCCTGGTGTGGTCGAAGGACCAGGCGCGCGCCAGCCGCGGGGTGGCCCGGTTCATCGGGCGCTACCAGGCGTTCCTGTTCTTCCCGCTGCTCACCCTCGAAGGGCTGAACCTGCACTGGTCGGGGATCCGCGCGGTGCGCAAGCCGGGACTGCGCCACCGCAAGACCGAGGCCGCGTTGCTCGTCGCGCACCACGTCCTGTACTTCGGCGCGCTGTTCACCGTCCTCTCCCCCGGCATGGCATTGCTGTTCTTCGCCGTCCACCAAGGACTGTGGGGTGTCTACATGGGGTCGATCTTCGCGCCGAACCACAAGGGCATGCCGACGCTGACCGGGCCAGCCGGGCTGGACTTCCTGCGCAAGCAGGTGCTGACGTCCCGCAACGTCCGCGGCGGCCTCGTCACCGACGTCGCGCTCGGCGGCCTCAACTACCAGATCGAGCACCACCTGTTCCCCAGCATGCCGTCGCCGCACCTGCGGCGGGCGCAGCCGATCGTCCAGGCCTACTGCGCCGAGCTCGGTGTCCCCTACCTGCAGACGAGCCTGGTCGAGTCCTACCGGCAGGCCCTCACCCACCTGCATGAAGCTGGGGCCCCTCTCAGGAACCGTTCGTAG
- a CDS encoding MBL fold metallo-hydrolase — protein sequence MRKTIAALRDLPAAFGAKASGARAERMRSSPQFDGKVFRNVAPRHPMTAASMRTIFREMFFGEHRELRKPGGAVPLVAAAPVDSAEGVHLTWYGHASTLVELDGARVLLDPVWSERVSPAAFAGPRRLHEPPVPLSGVGRVDAVVISHDHYDHLDLATIRELVTSTTAPFLVPLGVGAHLERWRVPAARIIELDWHEEAEVAGVRFVATPAQHFSGRGISNDGTLWTSWALLGPSHRVFYSGDTGYFDGFAKTGTELGPFDAALIQIGAYAPLWPDIHMTPEEGVAAGLDVRAKLLVPVHWATFQLAMHPWGEPADRVWREAKAADLDLAIPRPGERIDVTAPPPVDGWWQAL from the coding sequence ATGAGGAAGACGATCGCGGCCCTGCGGGACCTGCCGGCGGCGTTCGGCGCGAAGGCGTCCGGGGCGCGAGCCGAGCGGATGCGCTCTTCGCCGCAGTTCGACGGCAAGGTGTTCCGCAACGTCGCCCCGCGCCACCCGATGACGGCGGCGTCGATGCGGACCATCTTCCGCGAGATGTTCTTCGGCGAGCACCGCGAACTGCGCAAACCGGGCGGCGCGGTCCCGCTGGTCGCGGCGGCCCCGGTCGACTCGGCCGAGGGCGTGCACCTGACCTGGTACGGCCACGCGTCCACGCTGGTCGAGCTCGACGGCGCCCGCGTGCTGCTGGACCCGGTGTGGAGCGAGCGCGTGTCCCCCGCGGCGTTCGCCGGCCCGCGCCGGCTGCACGAACCGCCGGTGCCGCTGTCGGGCGTCGGCCGGGTCGACGCGGTCGTCATCTCCCACGACCACTACGACCACCTGGACCTGGCCACCATCCGCGAGCTGGTGACGTCGACGACGGCGCCGTTCCTGGTCCCGCTCGGGGTCGGCGCGCACCTGGAACGCTGGCGCGTGCCGGCCGCCCGGATCATCGAACTCGACTGGCACGAAGAGGCCGAGGTGGCGGGTGTCCGCTTCGTGGCGACGCCGGCCCAGCACTTTTCCGGCCGCGGCATCTCCAACGACGGCACACTGTGGACGTCGTGGGCGCTGCTGGGCCCGTCCCACCGGGTGTTCTACAGCGGCGACACCGGCTACTTCGACGGCTTCGCGAAGACCGGCACCGAACTCGGCCCGTTCGACGCGGCGCTGATCCAGATCGGCGCGTACGCCCCGCTGTGGCCGGACATCCACATGACACCGGAGGAAGGCGTCGCGGCGGGCCTCGACGTCCGCGCGAAGCTGCTGGTCCCGGTGCACTGGGCGACGTTCCAGCTGGCGATGCACCCGTGGGGCGAGCCGGCGGACCGCGTGTGGCGCGAAGCGAAGGCGGCCGACCTGGACCTGGCGATCCCCCGCCCGGGCGAGCGCATCGACGTCACGGCACCCCCACCGGTGGACGGCTGGTGGCAGGCACTGTGA
- a CDS encoding Smr/MutS family protein: MKLKLDLHDIYNRGGEIDRALRAVIDEAVAKKAPLVEIIPGKGSGQLKKHVLRFLERKDVKALYHRVEKDKDNFGRVFVHFRWK, translated from the coding sequence GTGAAGCTCAAGCTGGACCTGCACGACATCTACAACCGCGGCGGCGAGATCGACCGGGCCCTGCGCGCGGTCATCGACGAGGCCGTCGCCAAGAAGGCGCCGCTCGTCGAGATCATCCCCGGCAAGGGGTCGGGTCAGCTGAAGAAGCACGTGCTGCGGTTCCTCGAGCGCAAGGACGTCAAGGCGCTCTACCACCGGGTCGAGAAGGACAAGGACAACTTCGGCCGGGTGTTCGTGCACTTCCGCTGGAAGTGA